One genomic window of Quercus robur chromosome 6, dhQueRobu3.1, whole genome shotgun sequence includes the following:
- the LOC126689030 gene encoding late embryogenesis abundant protein Lea5, which yields MARSLTQAKLLAESIADGFSLFINRRGYAAASHASVSASLANGGGSSSSKSRILMSKIEERASMKEDCGASSAWAPDPVTGYYRPINHAAEIDAVELRNLLLNHKVRAH from the exons aTGGCTCGCTCTCTCACTCAGGCTAAGCTTCTTGCTGAGTCCATTGCAGatggtttttctctctttatcaaTCG GCGGGGTTATGCGGCTGCATCACATGCCTCAGTGTCGGCAAGCTTAGCTAATGGAGGAGGGTCTAGTAGTAGTAAGAGTAGAATCCTGATgagtaaaatagaagagagGGCTTCGATGAAAGAAGATTGTGGGGCCTCTTCAGCATGGGCCCCAGACCCAGTTACTGGTTACTACAGGCCCATTaatcatgcagcggaaattGATGCAGTCGAGCTTCGAAATCTGCTGTTGAACCACAAGGTGAGAGCACACTAA